A part of Streptomyces sp. NBC_01451 genomic DNA contains:
- a CDS encoding acyl-CoA dehydrogenase — protein sequence MPKSDLTELAGRLERHLGDPHDPASRMPYTRVLEYDEREDYPYEFVNLLQRWGALDHSLPRAQGGKAGDVEIGFNLMRLIARRDPTTATAFIITSLSFMPAWVAGTDAQKRAMVESVQRGNRYAWGLSERRHGSDLLANEMTAEKTDGGYLLTGEKWLIGNGRVADGLSIHARTDPRGGPGGYSVFVLDKRQTPAGTVDELPRERMHGLRGLDMSGFRLDRVFVPDSALLGREGQGLEIALKTSQTARALISGIALSAVDTGLRVTLDFTEGRTVFGRTVSDVPYSRRQLVECFADLMVADAVSLGAVRALQVVPEQTSVWSSVVKYFVPTLLERTFAQLNVVLGARFYLRDHPHYAIHQKMLRDLPVANFADGNTVVNLKNIALQLDGLLTTAATADRTLRDEAGERAAVLFGIDRELPLYRPWDQELYSRGRDDALLAAPAALVRLRRLAEEAKRDERDRLTRAADTAEQLLAGADSLRERVTSLKVSLGRDYGQSAELFDLAKEYCLLHAAAACVHTYVHSAAAFEDPLPSGALLLLQLERVRRHLRPHEAVTDAAVVDDVMRVLRHLHRENRLFSYWQFPLAERGDLPAAGL from the coding sequence GTGCCGAAGTCGGACCTCACGGAGCTGGCCGGGCGGCTTGAACGCCACCTGGGCGATCCGCACGACCCCGCGAGCCGCATGCCGTACACCCGCGTCCTCGAATACGACGAACGCGAGGACTACCCCTACGAGTTCGTGAACCTCCTCCAGCGCTGGGGCGCGCTGGACCACTCGCTCCCCCGCGCCCAGGGCGGCAAGGCGGGCGACGTGGAGATCGGCTTCAACCTGATGCGGCTGATCGCCCGCCGGGACCCGACCACCGCGACCGCGTTCATCATCACCAGCCTCAGTTTCATGCCGGCCTGGGTCGCCGGCACCGACGCCCAGAAGCGGGCCATGGTGGAGTCCGTCCAGCGCGGCAACCGCTACGCCTGGGGCCTGTCCGAGCGGCGGCACGGCAGTGATCTGCTCGCCAACGAGATGACCGCCGAGAAGACGGACGGCGGCTATCTCCTCACCGGGGAGAAGTGGCTGATCGGCAACGGCCGGGTCGCCGACGGGCTCAGCATCCACGCCCGTACCGACCCCCGGGGCGGCCCCGGCGGCTACTCCGTCTTCGTCCTCGACAAACGGCAGACCCCCGCCGGGACGGTGGACGAGCTGCCGCGCGAGCGCATGCACGGACTGCGCGGGCTCGACATGAGCGGTTTCCGGCTGGACCGGGTCTTCGTACCGGACTCCGCGCTCCTCGGCCGTGAGGGACAGGGCCTGGAGATCGCCCTCAAGACCTCGCAGACGGCCCGCGCCCTCATCAGCGGCATCGCCCTGTCGGCCGTGGACACGGGGCTGCGGGTCACGCTCGACTTCACCGAGGGCCGGACGGTCTTCGGCCGTACGGTCAGCGATGTCCCCTACTCCCGCCGCCAGTTGGTGGAGTGCTTCGCGGATCTGATGGTCGCCGACGCGGTCAGTCTGGGCGCGGTGCGGGCCCTGCAGGTCGTGCCGGAGCAGACCAGCGTGTGGTCGTCGGTCGTCAAGTACTTCGTGCCGACACTCCTGGAACGCACCTTCGCCCAGCTGAACGTCGTACTCGGAGCCCGCTTCTATCTCCGCGACCATCCGCACTACGCGATCCACCAGAAGATGCTGCGTGACCTGCCCGTCGCCAACTTCGCCGACGGCAACACCGTCGTGAACCTCAAGAACATCGCGCTCCAGCTCGACGGACTGCTCACCACGGCCGCCACCGCCGACCGGACACTGCGCGACGAGGCCGGCGAACGCGCGGCCGTCCTCTTCGGCATCGACCGCGAGCTGCCGCTGTACCGGCCCTGGGACCAGGAGTTGTACAGCCGGGGCCGGGACGACGCCCTCCTGGCCGCGCCCGCCGCGCTCGTCCGGCTGCGCCGGCTGGCCGAGGAGGCCAAGCGCGACGAGCGCGACCGGCTGACCCGGGCGGCGGACACGGCGGAGCAACTCCTCGCCGGAGCCGACTCGTTGCGCGAGCGCGTCACCTCCCTCAAGGTGTCGCTGGGCCGCGACTACGGCCAGTCCGCCGAACTCTTCGACCTGGCCAAGGAGTACTGCCTCCTGCACGCAGCCGCCGCCTGCGTGCACACCTACGTCCACTCCGCCGCCGCGTTCGAGGACCCGTTGCCCAGCGGCGCGCTGCTCCTGCTCCAACTGGAGCGTGTACGAAGGCACTTGCGTCCTCACGAAGCCGTCACCGACGCCGCTGTGGTCGACGACGTGATGCGGGTGCTGCGACATCTGCACCGGGAGAACCGGCTGTTCTCGTACTGGCAGTTCCCGCTCGCCGAGCGCGGTGACCTGCCCGCCGCCGGGCTCTGA
- a CDS encoding PfaD family polyunsaturated fatty acid/polyketide biosynthesis protein: protein MHTQTTPLRWYGDASPGTDPAGIYQSLADLDRPAFVVRTPTGIGAVSGGRATPGEGFPLLAAAGPLPPRTLGSPAFLAAHGVRYAYMAGAMAGGIASADLVIALAREGFLASYGAAGLLPETIEKALTRFAAEIPGLPYAVNLIHSPSEERLEREAVELFLRYGVRCVEASAFMSLSPHVVRYRLAGLRRGPSGEVVAAHRLIAKISRPETAERFMRPAPAAVVSALHSQGLITAEQADLAKYVPMADDITVEGDSGGHTDRRPLTALLPTILRLRDTVQHDHRYPTPIRVGAAGGLGCPSSVAAAFTMGAAYVVTGSVNQSCVESGASKPTKELLADAGIADCEMAPAADMFEMGVELQVLKKGTLFPMRAKRLYELYQRYDGLEALPDSERARLETQIIRRPLEDVWQECVGYFGRRDPEQLARAAENPKRRMALVFRWYLGMASRWSTVGDPDRVLDYQVWCGPAMGAFNDWVTASYLKAPGNRRVADVAHHLMRGAAFHTRLAHLRVSGVRIPASAADYRPVPLEPPAELEETR from the coding sequence ATGCACACCCAGACCACTCCTCTGCGGTGGTACGGAGACGCCAGCCCCGGCACCGACCCGGCCGGCATCTACCAGTCCCTCGCCGACCTCGACCGGCCCGCCTTCGTCGTCCGCACACCGACCGGCATCGGAGCCGTCTCCGGCGGCCGGGCGACTCCGGGCGAGGGTTTCCCCCTCCTGGCCGCCGCCGGCCCACTGCCTCCGCGCACGCTCGGCTCCCCGGCGTTCCTGGCCGCGCACGGCGTCCGGTACGCCTACATGGCGGGCGCGATGGCGGGCGGTATCGCCTCGGCCGACCTGGTGATCGCCCTGGCCCGGGAGGGATTCCTCGCCTCGTACGGGGCGGCCGGGCTGCTGCCCGAGACCATCGAGAAGGCGCTCACCCGGTTCGCCGCCGAGATCCCGGGACTGCCGTACGCCGTCAACCTGATCCACAGCCCGAGCGAGGAGCGCCTGGAGCGGGAGGCGGTGGAGCTGTTCCTGCGGTACGGGGTGCGGTGTGTGGAGGCGTCGGCGTTCATGAGCCTCAGCCCGCACGTGGTGCGCTATCGCCTGGCCGGCCTGCGCCGCGGCCCGTCCGGGGAGGTCGTCGCCGCGCACCGCCTCATCGCGAAGATCTCCCGCCCCGAGACGGCGGAACGCTTCATGCGCCCCGCTCCGGCCGCCGTGGTGAGCGCCCTCCACTCCCAGGGGCTGATCACCGCCGAACAGGCGGACCTGGCGAAGTACGTCCCGATGGCCGACGACATCACGGTCGAGGGCGACTCGGGCGGCCACACCGACCGCCGCCCGCTCACCGCCCTGCTGCCGACGATCCTCCGGCTGCGGGACACCGTCCAGCACGACCACCGCTACCCGACCCCGATCCGGGTGGGCGCGGCGGGCGGCCTCGGCTGTCCCTCCTCCGTCGCGGCGGCGTTCACCATGGGTGCCGCCTATGTCGTCACCGGCTCGGTCAACCAGTCGTGCGTGGAGTCGGGCGCGTCGAAACCGACCAAGGAACTGCTGGCGGACGCGGGCATCGCGGACTGCGAGATGGCGCCGGCCGCCGACATGTTCGAAATGGGCGTGGAACTCCAGGTGTTGAAGAAGGGCACCCTGTTCCCGATGCGCGCCAAGCGCCTGTACGAGCTGTACCAGAGGTACGACGGGCTGGAAGCGCTGCCCGACAGCGAGCGCGCCCGGCTGGAGACCCAGATCATCCGCCGCCCGCTGGAGGACGTCTGGCAGGAGTGCGTCGGCTACTTCGGCCGCCGTGATCCCGAGCAGCTGGCCCGCGCCGCCGAGAACCCGAAGCGTCGGATGGCGCTGGTGTTCCGCTGGTACCTCGGCATGGCGTCCCGCTGGTCGACGGTCGGCGACCCGGACCGTGTACTCGACTACCAGGTGTGGTGCGGCCCGGCGATGGGCGCGTTCAACGACTGGGTCACCGCCAGCTATCTCAAGGCCCCGGGCAATCGCCGGGTCGCGGACGTGGCCCACCACCTGATGCGCGGCGCCGCGTTCCACACCCGCCTGGCCCACCTTCGCGTCTCCGGCGTACGGATCCCGGCGTCGGCGGCCGACTACCGGCCCGTTCCCCTGGAACCGCCGGCGGAGCTGGAGGAGACACGATGA
- a CDS encoding acyl-CoA dehydrogenase family protein has product MSAPTAGDIERLLGDPYDADNPYGFAAAVRRDEQDAFPDELCAALREAGFHLNHLPTEWGGRFESFEHSMVLVRTAARRDLNIMPGTMFGITAATCLALHGSPEQQKHVAEILGRGGAVGFALSEADHGSDLLANTVRLEPVLDGWELTGEKWMVGLGLRCEALYLVARTGGRGPGAFTAVLLDLTGDVGRSPAVPTSGMRGIDFAHLRFDRLPVPAEALVGGEGQALESVMKAQQVVRVMSMAGSLGCADTALRLTLDFASARRVGRTTVGESPYPRRELAVASAALLASDVTALTAARGIHVFPEVFSVWGCAAKHVVAESTEDLIRRCATVLATRSVLRTEGPGDGLFQKLQRDAAVVRVVDTSTLANLRAYAAQLPTLVQGNGPRGAENCATGHSGAAAATTPRSPGRTGTDLIRKAFDLTEPLPPYAPEHLDLTARGNSPITTALFDIAPQAATTLTTQGDRTTAALTTRLTSALTQLAEDTATADRDTGLVDAADRFAHLYAAACCLLLWWANPDRPLFGAEPGDTRWLAACLAYLLARADGADPRREAPALLPALDITTDLHTRNRLFCAHPEQLAPHPEPAADH; this is encoded by the coding sequence ATGAGCGCGCCGACCGCCGGAGACATCGAGCGGCTCCTGGGTGATCCGTACGACGCGGACAACCCGTACGGATTCGCGGCAGCCGTCCGCCGGGACGAACAGGACGCGTTCCCGGACGAGTTGTGCGCCGCGCTGCGCGAGGCGGGCTTCCACCTCAACCACCTGCCGACGGAGTGGGGCGGCCGGTTCGAGTCCTTCGAGCACAGCATGGTCCTGGTCCGCACCGCCGCCCGCCGGGATCTGAACATCATGCCGGGCACCATGTTCGGCATCACCGCGGCGACCTGCCTGGCGCTGCACGGCTCGCCCGAGCAGCAGAAGCATGTGGCGGAGATCCTCGGCAGGGGCGGTGCGGTGGGCTTCGCCCTGTCGGAGGCCGACCACGGAAGCGACCTGCTGGCCAACACCGTCCGCCTCGAACCCGTGCTGGACGGCTGGGAGTTGACGGGCGAGAAGTGGATGGTGGGCCTCGGCCTCCGCTGCGAGGCGCTGTACCTGGTGGCACGGACGGGCGGGCGGGGACCGGGCGCCTTCACGGCGGTGCTGCTCGACCTGACGGGGGACGTCGGGCGCAGCCCGGCCGTTCCCACCTCGGGCATGCGCGGCATCGACTTCGCCCACCTCCGCTTCGACCGTCTCCCGGTCCCGGCCGAGGCGTTGGTGGGCGGCGAGGGCCAGGCGCTGGAGTCCGTCATGAAGGCCCAGCAGGTGGTCCGGGTGATGAGCATGGCCGGCAGCCTCGGCTGCGCGGACACGGCTCTGCGCCTCACTCTGGACTTCGCGTCGGCACGCCGGGTCGGCCGCACGACGGTTGGCGAGTCGCCCTATCCGAGACGGGAGTTGGCGGTCGCATCGGCCGCGCTCCTGGCGTCGGACGTCACAGCGCTGACCGCCGCCCGGGGTATCCATGTGTTCCCGGAGGTGTTCAGTGTCTGGGGATGCGCCGCCAAGCACGTGGTCGCGGAGAGCACCGAGGACCTGATCCGCCGTTGTGCCACGGTCCTGGCGACACGCTCGGTACTCCGTACGGAGGGCCCGGGCGACGGCCTGTTCCAGAAACTCCAGCGGGACGCGGCCGTCGTGAGGGTCGTGGACACCAGCACCCTGGCCAACCTGCGCGCATACGCGGCCCAACTCCCGACGCTGGTCCAGGGCAACGGCCCCAGGGGCGCGGAGAACTGCGCGACAGGCCACAGCGGCGCGGCAGCAGCCACCACACCGCGCTCCCCAGGGCGAACAGGCACCGACCTCATACGCAAGGCCTTCGACCTCACCGAACCGCTTCCCCCATACGCCCCCGAACACCTGGACCTCACCGCCCGAGGCAACTCCCCCATAACAACCGCCCTGTTCGACATCGCACCCCAGGCAGCAACCACCCTCACCACCCAGGGCGACCGAACAACCGCCGCCCTGACAACCCGCCTCACCAGCGCCCTCACCCAACTCGCCGAGGACACAGCGACCGCCGACCGGGACACCGGCCTGGTGGACGCAGCGGACCGGTTCGCCCACCTCTACGCCGCCGCCTGCTGCCTGCTCCTCTGGTGGGCCAACCCCGACCGCCCCCTGTTCGGCGCGGAACCCGGCGACACCCGCTGGCTCGCCGCCTGTCTCGCGTACCTCCTCGCCCGGGCGGACGGCGCCGACCCACGCCGGGAGGCCCCCGCCCTCCTCCCAGCCCTGGACATCACCACGGACCTGCACACCCGTAACCGGCTCTTCTGCGCGCACCCCGAACAACTCGCACCGCACCCCGAACCCGCCGCCGACCACTGA
- a CDS encoding cupin domain-containing protein, giving the protein MRNLLRTATAGALTVTAVLACGTAHATPPGPGVSGRILAQTTIGDTDYTLREITIPAGQATGWHYHDGPLYGLVKQGTLSHFDSTCESDGVYPQGSTISEPAGPGNIHLGRNLGSTPVVLDVLYVLPHGSPFSEDAANPGCDFQ; this is encoded by the coding sequence ATGCGCAACCTGCTTCGCACCGCCACGGCCGGAGCCTTAACGGTCACCGCGGTCCTCGCCTGCGGCACCGCCCACGCCACGCCGCCCGGGCCCGGAGTGTCGGGCCGGATACTCGCCCAGACCACCATCGGCGACACCGACTACACCCTGCGGGAGATCACCATCCCCGCAGGCCAGGCCACCGGCTGGCACTACCACGACGGCCCCCTCTACGGCCTCGTCAAGCAGGGCACCCTCAGCCACTTCGACTCCACCTGCGAGTCCGACGGCGTGTATCCGCAGGGCAGCACCATCAGCGAGCCGGCCGGTCCCGGGAACATCCACCTGGGCCGGAATCTCGGCAGCACGCCGGTCGTACTCGACGTCCTGTACGTACTGCCGCACGGCTCGCCCTTCTCGGAGGACGCGGCGAACCCCGGGTGCGACTTCCAGTGA
- a CDS encoding MerR family transcriptional regulator, whose protein sequence is MRMSELSRLSGVSVTTIKYYLREGLLPAGRQLSATQAEYDENHLRRLRLIRALIGVRGLSVSTTREVLGALAEHTADTHRLLGLTLGAIRLADETEADAPEPAEVDALIEELGWDVHKSAPARVTLADTLASLRTLGSPLDRRVLLPYARLAEETAVLDLDQLDGIEDPLEVAERALLLTVLLEPALMALRRMAQQNESARRHADGANRVDRTDEVDRADS, encoded by the coding sequence ATGCGCATGTCCGAGCTGAGCCGCCTCAGTGGCGTCTCTGTCACGACGATCAAGTACTACCTCCGCGAAGGTCTCCTCCCGGCCGGTCGTCAGCTGTCGGCGACGCAGGCCGAGTACGACGAGAACCACCTGCGCAGACTCCGGCTGATCCGCGCGCTGATCGGCGTACGCGGCCTGTCCGTCAGCACCACCCGGGAGGTGCTGGGTGCGCTCGCCGAGCACACGGCGGACACCCACCGCCTCCTGGGGCTCACGCTGGGGGCGATCCGGCTGGCCGACGAGACCGAGGCGGACGCCCCGGAACCAGCCGAAGTAGACGCGCTGATCGAGGAGTTGGGCTGGGATGTGCACAAGTCCGCCCCCGCTCGCGTCACCCTGGCCGACACCCTCGCCTCGCTGCGGACCCTCGGATCGCCGCTGGACCGGCGGGTGCTCCTGCCGTACGCCCGGCTGGCCGAGGAGACCGCGGTCCTCGACCTCGACCAACTGGACGGAATCGAGGACCCGTTGGAGGTCGCCGAACGCGCGCTCCTGCTCACCGTCCTCCTGGAACCCGCGCTCATGGCGCTGCGGCGCATGGCCCAGCAGAACGAGTCGGCCCGGCGGCACGCGGACGGGGCGAACAGGGTTGACCGGACGGACGAAGTGGACCGGGCGGACAGCTGA
- a CDS encoding DUF3291 domain-containing protein, translating to MPTLPWTTVNEPAPDTTAFVMASRLEVRSLRDVPRFFLRSLAAWKQVKSAPGAYGASLIAEPLKRTFWTLSAWEDKQALYTYARTEPHKSVMTGLRSTMNRSVFTFWETPAAGLPIDWSDARDRLSAQERSDADGNSPTA from the coding sequence ATGCCCACCCTGCCCTGGACCACTGTCAACGAGCCCGCTCCGGACACGACGGCGTTCGTCATGGCGTCCCGCCTGGAAGTCCGCTCCCTGCGCGACGTCCCCCGCTTCTTCCTGCGGTCCCTCGCCGCGTGGAAGCAGGTGAAGAGCGCGCCGGGCGCGTACGGCGCCTCGCTGATCGCCGAGCCGCTGAAGCGCACGTTCTGGACGCTGTCGGCCTGGGAGGACAAGCAGGCCCTCTACACATACGCACGGACCGAGCCCCACAAGTCGGTCATGACCGGCCTGCGCTCCACGATGAACCGCTCGGTCTTCACCTTCTGGGAGACGCCGGCAGCCGGCCTGCCCATCGACTGGTCGGACGCGCGCGACCGGCTGTCGGCCCAGGAACGCTCGGACGCCGACGGCAACTCGCCGACCGCCTGA
- a CDS encoding MFS transporter encodes MTLSEENPVVEDAADAPPATGRRVPLWVAIVACSVPMFMVALDNLVVSTALHTLAVDLEANTQQLQWFVNAYVLSFACLLMTGAALGDRFGRRSVFVIGIVVFTLASVGCGLADTSAQLITFRTVQGFGAAAVMPLSLTLLSQAVPDRLRGLALGLWSGVSGLAVAMGPVVGGAVVEGLDWRWIFWINVPVGVVAVPLILLTLRESRLPEARLDLVGMVLAAAGLFALVWGIVNGETDGWTSAEVLGAFAASAVLLAVFVRWEARVPQPMLPLSFYKVRAFTLTNIVSAAMYFGVFGSLFLLAQYLQIVPPRSPLEAGVRTLAWTLMPMFVAPVAGLLTDKVGGGRLMALGLFLQGVGLGWINLVADTDTGYSSLVGPMIVAGIGMGFVFAPTAAVVLGSVSREHAGKASGANTTVREIGGALGIAVLSTVFVAHGSTGSPQQFVDGLHPAVWVGVVVVFAGALCALGIPRRPRPDTDKAVETEIPAEPVAERA; translated from the coding sequence ATGACGCTGTCCGAAGAGAACCCGGTCGTGGAGGACGCGGCCGACGCGCCGCCGGCCACGGGCCGGCGTGTGCCGCTGTGGGTCGCGATCGTCGCGTGCAGCGTGCCCATGTTCATGGTCGCGCTGGACAACCTGGTCGTCTCGACCGCCCTGCACACGCTGGCCGTCGATCTGGAGGCGAACACCCAGCAGCTCCAGTGGTTCGTCAACGCGTACGTCCTCAGTTTCGCCTGTCTCCTGATGACGGGGGCCGCACTCGGTGACCGGTTCGGCCGACGCTCGGTCTTCGTGATCGGCATCGTCGTCTTCACGCTGGCCTCGGTCGGCTGCGGTCTCGCCGACACAAGCGCGCAGCTGATCACGTTCCGTACCGTGCAGGGCTTCGGCGCCGCGGCCGTGATGCCGCTGTCGCTGACCCTGCTGTCGCAGGCCGTCCCGGACCGGCTGCGCGGGCTGGCGCTCGGACTGTGGTCGGGCGTGAGCGGCCTGGCCGTCGCGATGGGCCCCGTGGTGGGCGGCGCGGTGGTCGAAGGACTGGACTGGCGGTGGATCTTCTGGATCAACGTGCCGGTGGGCGTCGTCGCCGTGCCCCTGATCCTGCTGACGCTCCGCGAGAGCAGGCTGCCGGAAGCCAGGCTCGACCTGGTCGGCATGGTGCTGGCCGCCGCCGGCCTGTTCGCACTGGTGTGGGGCATCGTGAACGGCGAGACGGACGGCTGGACCTCGGCCGAGGTGCTCGGCGCGTTCGCCGCGAGCGCGGTGCTGCTGGCCGTGTTCGTCCGCTGGGAGGCCCGGGTCCCGCAGCCGATGCTGCCGCTGTCCTTCTACAAGGTGCGGGCGTTCACCCTCACCAACATCGTCTCCGCGGCCATGTACTTCGGTGTCTTCGGGTCGCTCTTCCTGCTCGCCCAGTACCTCCAGATCGTGCCGCCGCGTTCGCCGCTGGAGGCCGGGGTCCGCACACTGGCGTGGACGCTGATGCCGATGTTCGTCGCGCCCGTCGCGGGCCTGCTCACCGACAAGGTGGGCGGCGGCAGGCTGATGGCGCTGGGCCTCTTCCTCCAGGGCGTGGGGCTCGGCTGGATCAACCTGGTCGCGGACACCGACACCGGGTACTCGTCCCTGGTCGGGCCGATGATCGTGGCCGGTATCGGCATGGGCTTCGTGTTCGCGCCGACGGCGGCGGTCGTGCTGGGCTCGGTCAGCCGCGAACACGCGGGCAAGGCCTCCGGCGCCAACACCACCGTCCGGGAGATCGGCGGGGCGCTCGGTATCGCCGTACTGAGCACCGTGTTCGTGGCGCACGGCAGCACGGGGTCGCCGCAGCAGTTCGTGGACGGGCTGCACCCCGCGGTGTGGGTCGGCGTCGTCGTGGTGTTCGCGGGCGCGCTGTGCGCGCTGGGGATTCCGCGCCGGCCCCGGCCGGACACGGACAAGGCGGTGGAGACGGAGATCCCGGCCGAGCCAGTGGCCGAGCGAGCCTGA
- a CDS encoding 4'-phosphopantetheinyl transferase family protein encodes MQIPDRHLWLLPDSAAETFIARTGGPALLDAAERERCERVLAPPERRRRLAARLLARHALSSRSGRPLASWRFRTAADGRPEPEPSPEHKLRFNLTHTDGLTACVVTDGGRACGVDAERSPAGPDAVAHLPRFFADRERTELAAVPDSVRPGHVAAYWVLKEAYLKALGTGLRRDLSTIAFTGLTGGTIRLYDTGEPEPARERWHFDLIHPGPGHVVAVAAEEGTPGGLVTTTLTH; translated from the coding sequence ATGCAGATACCCGACCGTCATCTGTGGCTGCTGCCGGACTCGGCCGCCGAGACGTTCATCGCCCGCACGGGCGGCCCGGCCCTGCTCGACGCGGCCGAGCGCGAGCGGTGCGAGCGCGTCCTCGCACCGCCCGAACGGCGTCGCCGGTTGGCCGCCCGGCTGCTGGCCCGGCATGCGCTCAGCTCCCGTAGCGGCAGGCCGCTCGCCTCCTGGCGTTTCCGCACCGCTGCGGACGGCAGACCGGAACCCGAGCCGTCCCCGGAGCACAAGCTGCGCTTCAACCTCACCCACACGGACGGCCTGACCGCCTGTGTGGTGACCGACGGCGGCCGGGCCTGCGGAGTGGACGCCGAACGCTCACCGGCGGGCCCCGACGCGGTCGCGCACCTTCCCCGCTTCTTCGCCGACCGGGAGCGCACGGAACTGGCGGCCGTCCCCGACTCCGTACGCCCCGGCCACGTCGCCGCCTACTGGGTGCTCAAGGAGGCATACCTCAAGGCCCTCGGCACCGGCCTGCGCCGGGACCTGTCCACGATCGCCTTCACCGGCCTGACCGGCGGCACCATCCGCCTGTACGACACCGGCGAACCCGAGCCGGCGCGTGAGCGCTGGCACTTCGACCTGATCCACCCGGGCCCCGGTCATGTGGTGGCCGTCGCCGCCGAAGAGGGCACACCGGGCGGCCTGGTCACCACCACGCTCACCCACTGA
- a CDS encoding NAD(P)/FAD-dependent oxidoreductase, whose product MSAKPSIAVVGGGVAGLSAAYALREHAEITLFEREDHYGGHANTVEVEDAGRVLGIDTAFVVFNRPAYPNLSGFFDELGVEAKQLLSGFNFFDLTEGTQYGSEEMDLPEEEVRARYPEAFQTIWREARRFHEEGRRDFFRKRTDMPMGEYLDRGGYSQEFRYGYFILLCSAVWSVPAELVWEMPATTVIAFFMAHDETGLGGRRVDWRTVGGGSISYVRKVLAAIDPKVRLSEPVTGIHQDEDGVTVRTAGGSERFDHVVLATHADVTRALLENPTDRQRELLAPLRYNASTVILHTDPSVMPADRSRWEAWNYGKVTMDGQPRTYVAYYMNKLHGFESETDYFVTLDCPLPVAEESVIRTFHYEHPVLDMAMRRAQQTVYEVNEGPRVKLCGSYFHSKQQYHDQIGSHEAAFSAGKEAAAQLLRELGR is encoded by the coding sequence ATGTCCGCCAAGCCCAGCATCGCCGTCGTCGGCGGTGGCGTCGCCGGCCTCTCCGCCGCCTACGCCCTGCGCGAGCACGCCGAGATCACCCTGTTCGAACGAGAGGACCACTACGGGGGCCACGCCAACACCGTCGAGGTCGAGGACGCGGGCCGGGTCCTGGGCATCGACACCGCGTTCGTCGTCTTCAACCGCCCCGCCTACCCCAACCTCAGCGGCTTCTTCGACGAACTGGGCGTGGAGGCCAAGCAGTTGCTCAGCGGCTTCAACTTCTTCGACCTGACCGAGGGCACGCAGTACGGCAGCGAGGAGATGGACCTGCCGGAGGAGGAGGTGCGCGCCCGCTATCCCGAGGCGTTCCAGACCATCTGGCGCGAGGCCCGCCGGTTCCACGAGGAGGGCCGCCGGGACTTCTTCCGCAAGCGCACCGACATGCCGATGGGTGAGTACCTCGACCGGGGCGGCTACAGCCAGGAGTTCCGGTACGGCTACTTCATCCTGCTGTGCAGCGCGGTGTGGTCGGTGCCCGCCGAGCTGGTCTGGGAGATGCCGGCCACGACCGTGATCGCGTTCTTCATGGCCCACGACGAGACAGGGCTCGGCGGCCGTCGCGTGGACTGGCGGACCGTGGGCGGCGGTTCGATCTCGTACGTCCGCAAGGTGCTCGCGGCGATCGACCCGAAGGTGCGGCTGTCCGAGCCGGTGACCGGGATCCACCAGGACGAGGACGGGGTCACCGTGCGGACCGCGGGCGGCTCCGAGCGCTTCGACCACGTGGTGCTCGCCACCCACGCCGATGTGACCCGCGCCCTGCTGGAGAACCCCACCGACCGCCAACGCGAGCTGCTCGCGCCGCTGCGCTACAACGCCTCCACGGTGATCCTGCACACCGATCCGTCCGTGATGCCGGCCGACCGGTCCCGGTGGGAGGCGTGGAACTACGGGAAGGTGACGATGGACGGGCAGCCGCGCACGTACGTGGCCTACTACATGAACAAGCTGCACGGCTTCGAGTCGGAGACCGACTACTTCGTCACCCTCGACTGCCCGCTGCCGGTCGCCGAGGAGAGCGTCATCCGCACCTTCCACTACGAGCACCCGGTCCTCGACATGGCCATGCGCCGCGCCCAGCAGACCGTCTACGAGGTCAACGAAGGGCCACGGGTCAAGCTGTGCGGCTCGTACTTCCACTCCAAGCAGCAGTACCACGACCAGATCGGCTCGCACGAGGCCGCGTTCTCCGCCGGGAAGGAGGCGGCGGCCCAGTTGCTGCGCGAACTGGGGCGGTAG